The Kroppenstedtia pulmonis genome has a segment encoding these proteins:
- the pucL gene encoding factor-independent urate hydroxylase, with product MRHSLEDLNRMDQASFTKTLGWVFEHSPWVAEKAWNDRHFASLDALHQALTKVVEEAPMTEKLNLLRAHPELASREKMAEASVQEQAGAGLDSQLSQEEYEDFIALNQAYSQRFGFPFIMAVRGQTRSSIRAALWKRLGEEPEAELKRALEEVYKIARFRLEDIFGNTENSKDDKSLEVRRDTMETHQSQQKRVMFYGKGDVFVYRTYAKPLIGVKQIPESSFTKKDNVIFGMNVKIALHGDKFLSSFTEGDNSLVIATDSMKNFIQRQAAHYEGSTIEGFLEFICKRFLEKYSHVTSIDISADEIPFDPCLVPGEFGLQGSGLVYRHSRNEHATVSMEVARSAKGYDIIRHQSSITDLHLIKVSGSSFFGYIQDEYTTLPEAYDRPLFIYVNIGWRYNNVADASGVDPSRYVPAEQVRDIARTVFHQLNNRSIQHLIYHIGRRILQRFPQLAEVQFETNNRTWSTVVEDIPNSQGGVFTEPMPPYGFQGFTMTQADIEKTQTDREPALAGAEAE from the coding sequence ATGAGACACTCCCTCGAAGATCTCAACCGTATGGATCAAGCCTCGTTTACAAAAACACTGGGCTGGGTTTTTGAACACTCTCCCTGGGTTGCGGAAAAAGCATGGAATGACCGCCACTTCGCTTCTCTGGACGCCTTGCATCAAGCCTTAACAAAAGTAGTGGAAGAAGCCCCGATGACAGAAAAACTCAACCTGCTTCGGGCTCACCCTGAACTGGCTTCCCGTGAGAAAATGGCAGAAGCATCAGTACAGGAACAGGCCGGAGCTGGTCTCGATTCACAGTTGTCCCAGGAAGAATATGAGGATTTCATCGCACTTAATCAGGCTTATTCCCAACGATTTGGATTCCCTTTTATCATGGCGGTACGCGGTCAGACCCGGAGCAGTATACGGGCCGCCCTGTGGAAACGACTGGGAGAGGAGCCGGAAGCAGAATTGAAAAGAGCTTTGGAGGAAGTGTACAAGATTGCCCGTTTTCGTCTGGAAGATATCTTTGGAAATACGGAAAACAGCAAAGATGATAAATCTTTAGAAGTAAGGAGAGATACTATGGAGACCCATCAATCTCAGCAAAAAAGAGTCATGTTTTATGGTAAAGGAGATGTGTTCGTTTACCGGACATATGCCAAACCTCTTATCGGAGTCAAACAAATACCGGAATCCAGTTTTACCAAAAAAGACAACGTCATCTTTGGAATGAACGTCAAGATCGCCTTACACGGGGATAAGTTCCTCTCTTCATTTACCGAAGGTGACAACAGTCTGGTTATCGCTACCGATTCCATGAAAAACTTTATTCAACGCCAGGCCGCCCATTACGAAGGTTCGACCATTGAAGGCTTTCTCGAATTTATTTGCAAACGCTTTCTGGAAAAATACTCGCATGTTACTTCAATCGACATCTCCGCAGACGAGATTCCCTTTGATCCTTGTCTGGTCCCTGGAGAATTCGGATTACAAGGCAGTGGTCTTGTATACCGTCACTCCCGGAATGAACACGCTACTGTCAGTATGGAAGTGGCTCGTAGCGCAAAGGGCTACGATATCATCAGGCATCAAAGCAGTATTACAGATCTGCACTTAATCAAAGTAAGCGGTAGTTCCTTTTTCGGCTATATTCAAGACGAATACACGACTTTGCCGGAAGCTTACGATCGTCCCCTCTTCATTTATGTAAACATCGGCTGGAGATATAATAACGTAGCTGACGCATCGGGAGTAGATCCGTCTCGTTACGTCCCGGCAGAACAAGTACGGGATATTGCCCGTACCGTATTTCATCAGCTGAACAACCGTTCCATCCAACATTTGATCTACCATATCGGTCGCCGTATCCTCCAACGTTTCCCTCAGCTGGCGGAAGTTCAATTTGAGACCAATAACCGTACTTGGTCCACTGTCGTGGAAGATATTCCGAACTCCCAAGGTGGAGTATTTACCGAACCGATGCCTCCCTATGGTTTCCAAGGCTTCACGATGACCCAGGCGGATATTGAGAAAACCCAAACCGACAGGGAACCCGCCTTAGCAGGAGCTGAAGCCGAATGA
- the uraH gene encoding hydroxyisourate hydrolase, whose protein sequence is MTTGRLTTHVLDLYHGHPAKGMKIELWHKELDGKRQPIRRVQTNDDGRVDQPLLSGNEMKPGVYELIFDVADYFVGQKVDLPDPPFLDRVPIRFGIENSASHYHVPLLITPWGYNTYRGS, encoded by the coding sequence ATGACAACAGGTCGTCTAACCACCCATGTGTTGGACCTATATCATGGTCACCCGGCAAAGGGAATGAAAATCGAGTTGTGGCACAAAGAGCTGGACGGAAAACGACAACCGATCCGACGTGTGCAAACCAATGATGATGGAAGAGTGGATCAACCCCTCTTATCCGGAAACGAAATGAAACCGGGAGTATACGAGTTGATCTTCGATGTGGCGGATTATTTTGTTGGACAAAAGGTAGATTTGCCGGATCCCCCCTTTTTGGACCGAGTGCCCATCCGATTCGGGATCGAAAATTCTGCTTCCCACTATCACGTTCCCTTATTAATTACTCCCTGGGGATATAACACCTACCGTGGAAGCTAG
- the pyrE gene encoding orotate phosphoribosyltransferase, whose protein sequence is MSESGKAWKVEERMRRRGVWKEGHFVLASGRHSGQFMQCAQLLQYPQEAEEVGKALAELFQDKQVDVVIGPALGGVIIAHETARVFNVRCLFAERKEGGMGLRRGFHVRPEERVLVIEDVVTTGGSVQEVIHLMEEQGANIVGIGAIVDRSGGKASFDYPFRSLLRHRIQTYEPRECPLCKQRVPIEKPGTRQNSRA, encoded by the coding sequence GTGTCTGAATCAGGAAAAGCATGGAAGGTAGAGGAAAGAATGAGACGGAGAGGGGTATGGAAGGAAGGGCATTTTGTCCTTGCTTCAGGTCGCCACAGCGGACAATTTATGCAATGTGCCCAGTTGTTACAATACCCACAGGAAGCAGAAGAGGTGGGGAAAGCACTGGCCGAATTGTTTCAGGATAAACAAGTGGATGTAGTAATAGGGCCCGCTTTAGGGGGAGTGATTATCGCTCATGAAACGGCACGTGTATTCAATGTCAGATGTCTGTTTGCCGAACGGAAAGAAGGAGGGATGGGATTGCGCCGTGGGTTCCATGTCCGACCTGAAGAGCGGGTGTTGGTGATTGAGGATGTGGTTACCACAGGGGGGTCGGTTCAAGAAGTGATTCACTTAATGGAAGAACAAGGAGCCAACATTGTCGGAATCGGCGCTATCGTAGACCGAAGCGGCGGAAAAGCCTCCTTTGATTATCCCTTTCGTTCCTTGTTGCGGCATCGAATTCAAACCTACGAACCAAGGGAATGCCCCTTGTGTAAACAAAGGGTTCCTATTGAAAAGCCCGGTACCCGCCAAAATTCAAGGGCGTAA
- the pyrF gene encoding orotidine-5'-phosphate decarboxylase, with the protein MNTWDQNLRRVIIALDFPEASEANAFLARWEKSEKPFVKVGMQLFYAAGPRWVSHLVEEGYPVFLDVKLHDIPHTVAGGVRSLARLGVEWITLHASGGIRMMEAAKEAAETSTNQKAPRLLAVTQLTSTDQQMMNHELGIPGTVQERVLAYAQLAKQAGMAGVVCSGWEATKIKSRVDSTLITVTPGIRLAGQDQGDQKRVMTPEQAVQSGADYLVVGRSITQAKNPVAMYESITRSIGQDQ; encoded by the coding sequence GTGAATACCTGGGATCAAAACCTCAGACGAGTCATCATCGCCTTGGATTTTCCGGAAGCCAGTGAAGCAAATGCTTTCCTCGCCAGGTGGGAAAAGAGTGAAAAACCCTTTGTCAAAGTGGGGATGCAGCTTTTCTATGCGGCGGGCCCTCGATGGGTCTCTCATTTGGTGGAAGAGGGTTACCCGGTTTTTCTGGACGTGAAGCTTCATGATATTCCCCATACCGTGGCTGGGGGTGTCCGTTCCCTGGCCCGTCTGGGAGTAGAGTGGATCACCTTGCATGCCTCTGGTGGAATCAGGATGATGGAGGCGGCCAAGGAGGCGGCAGAAACGAGTACAAATCAAAAAGCGCCCCGCCTTTTGGCGGTAACCCAACTGACCAGCACAGATCAACAAATGATGAATCATGAATTGGGAATCCCGGGAACGGTACAGGAAAGAGTTCTTGCTTATGCACAACTGGCAAAACAAGCAGGAATGGCCGGGGTGGTTTGTTCCGGATGGGAAGCAACGAAAATCAAGAGCCGGGTAGATTCGACTTTGATTACAGTTACCCCGGGAATTCGACTGGCAGGTCAGGATCAGGGAGATCAAAAGCGTGTGATGACACCGGAGCAGGCGGTTCAATCCGGGGCGGATTATTTGGTAGTGGGACGTTCCATTACCCAGGCGAAAAACCCGGTTGCCATGTATGAGTCGATTACACGCAGTATAGGACAAGATCAATAA
- the carB gene encoding carbamoyl-phosphate synthase large subunit — protein MPRDLSLKKILVIGSGPIVIGQAAEFDYAGTQACQSLREEGIEVLLINSNPATIMTDTDIADQVYIEPMTPEFITQIIRKERPDGILPTLGGQTGLNLAVELAKSGILEQEGVRLLGTDLRGITLAEDREQFRQLMQEIDEPVPQSLIIHSVQEAVDFADHIGYPVIVRPAYTLGGTGGGIATSERELREVVENGIRYSPIGQCLIEESIAGYKEVEYEVMRDAADNCIVVCNMENFDPVGVHTGDSIVFAPTQTLSDREHQMLRSSALKIIRALNIQGGCNVQFALDPESFQYHVIEVNPRVSRSSALASKATGYPIARIAAKVAVGYTLDELSNPVTGKTSACFEPTLDYVVTKIPRWPFDKFQTANRKLGTQMKATGEVMAIGRTLEESLLKAVRSLEIDLDHIQLPEANTISHEDLIRRLREPDDERLYLVAEWFRRGYGLEEVHGLTQVDRFFLEKIENVIQLERKLAQSGSLDDELLYQAKRSGFTDAAVARFSGLEVAKVRQYRLEQGLKPVYKMVDTCAGEFEAETPYYYSTYEKEDEMVNTDKKSVIVLGSGPIRIGQGVEFDYATVHGIQAIRQAGLEAVIINNNPETVSTDFNMSDRLYFDPLYIEDVLHIVEKENPVGVIVQFGGQTALNLARDLQKAGIPILGTSLEKIDLAENRKKFEQLLRDLEIPQPPGVAVASVEEALVEAERIGFPVLVRPSYVLGGRAMEIVYGEKELQSYMKEAVKINPKQPVLIDRYIQGKEIEVDAVSDGKQVLIPGVMEHIEGAGVHSGDSIAVYPPRFLTSEQKERLAQMTTRIARSLHIQGLINIQFVLHQDEIYVLEVNPRASRTVPFLSKVTGIPMARIATRMMLGESLTDQGYSSGLWPEGNQVAVKAPVFSFAKLRRVDITLGPEMKSTGEAMGRDRDYARAVYKGLLASGISLPRFGTVIATVSDKDKEASIRLFRQFHELGYRIVATSGTADTLSEAGLPVQRVNKLTDGSPHILDWIQKGKVDLVVNTWTRGKTPTRDGFRIRREAVEHEVACLTSLDTVEALLSTLASIYMTAEPIASPIKGENVSVQGVRAK, from the coding sequence ATGCCTAGGGATTTATCATTGAAAAAAATCCTGGTAATCGGTTCCGGTCCCATCGTAATCGGACAGGCAGCAGAGTTTGATTATGCAGGTACACAAGCCTGCCAATCCCTTAGAGAAGAAGGAATCGAGGTTCTTCTGATCAACAGCAACCCTGCCACCATTATGACCGATACCGATATAGCGGATCAGGTATACATTGAGCCAATGACACCGGAGTTTATCACTCAGATCATACGAAAAGAACGACCTGATGGAATTCTTCCCACTCTAGGCGGGCAAACCGGACTCAATTTGGCGGTAGAACTTGCCAAATCAGGTATATTGGAGCAGGAAGGGGTTCGGTTGCTGGGTACGGATTTGCGAGGGATTACCCTGGCAGAAGATAGGGAACAGTTCCGGCAGTTAATGCAGGAAATTGACGAACCGGTTCCTCAAAGTCTCATTATTCATTCCGTACAGGAAGCAGTGGACTTTGCCGACCATATCGGCTATCCCGTTATCGTTCGCCCGGCTTACACATTGGGGGGAACTGGAGGCGGAATTGCCACATCGGAAAGGGAATTGCGTGAAGTCGTGGAAAATGGGATTCGCTATAGCCCCATTGGACAGTGTCTCATTGAAGAAAGCATCGCCGGCTATAAAGAAGTGGAGTACGAAGTAATGAGGGATGCGGCGGATAACTGCATCGTGGTCTGTAATATGGAAAACTTTGATCCCGTCGGGGTTCACACCGGGGACAGTATTGTGTTTGCTCCCACCCAAACATTGTCAGATCGGGAACACCAAATGTTACGAAGTTCCGCTCTGAAAATCATCCGGGCATTAAACATCCAGGGTGGGTGTAATGTCCAGTTTGCTCTGGATCCTGAAAGCTTCCAGTATCATGTGATTGAGGTAAACCCACGGGTGAGCCGTTCCAGTGCTTTGGCATCCAAAGCGACCGGGTACCCGATTGCCCGTATTGCTGCCAAAGTGGCTGTGGGATATACACTGGACGAGTTATCCAATCCCGTGACAGGCAAGACCTCAGCTTGTTTCGAGCCGACCTTGGATTATGTGGTAACCAAAATTCCCCGTTGGCCTTTTGATAAATTTCAAACAGCCAATCGCAAATTGGGTACCCAGATGAAAGCAACGGGTGAAGTGATGGCAATTGGTCGGACGCTGGAAGAGTCATTGCTAAAAGCAGTCCGTTCCTTGGAGATTGACTTGGATCATATTCAGCTCCCTGAGGCAAATACGATTTCCCATGAAGACCTAATCCGGCGTTTGCGTGAGCCTGATGATGAACGTTTGTATCTTGTAGCGGAGTGGTTTCGACGAGGGTATGGGTTGGAAGAGGTTCATGGGTTGACTCAAGTGGACCGGTTTTTCCTGGAGAAAATTGAGAACGTGATTCAGTTGGAGAGAAAGTTGGCCCAATCCGGAAGTTTGGATGACGAACTTCTGTATCAAGCCAAGCGATCCGGCTTTACTGATGCCGCCGTTGCCCGTTTTTCCGGATTGGAAGTAGCTAAGGTTCGCCAATATCGTCTGGAGCAAGGACTGAAGCCGGTATATAAAATGGTGGATACCTGTGCCGGGGAGTTTGAAGCGGAAACGCCGTACTATTACTCCACTTATGAGAAAGAAGATGAAATGGTGAACACGGACAAAAAATCTGTGATCGTCTTAGGCTCCGGTCCCATTCGGATTGGACAGGGAGTGGAGTTTGACTATGCCACGGTTCATGGAATTCAGGCCATCCGACAAGCAGGGTTGGAAGCGGTTATTATCAATAATAATCCAGAGACGGTATCCACTGACTTCAACATGTCTGACCGCTTGTATTTTGATCCTCTTTATATCGAGGATGTGCTGCATATAGTCGAAAAGGAAAATCCGGTGGGTGTCATTGTTCAGTTCGGCGGCCAAACAGCACTTAATCTCGCTCGTGATCTGCAGAAAGCAGGAATCCCGATTCTGGGTACATCCCTGGAAAAAATCGACCTGGCGGAAAACCGGAAGAAGTTTGAACAACTGCTTCGGGATTTGGAAATTCCCCAACCACCAGGTGTGGCGGTTGCCTCTGTGGAGGAAGCCTTGGTGGAGGCGGAACGCATCGGTTTTCCCGTACTGGTTCGACCCTCTTATGTTCTGGGGGGAAGGGCCATGGAGATTGTATATGGTGAAAAAGAGTTGCAATCGTATATGAAAGAGGCTGTGAAGATCAATCCGAAACAGCCTGTCCTTATCGACCGATATATTCAGGGGAAAGAGATTGAAGTGGATGCCGTATCCGACGGCAAACAGGTCCTGATTCCCGGGGTGATGGAGCACATTGAAGGAGCAGGGGTTCACTCCGGTGATTCCATTGCCGTTTATCCCCCCCGTTTTCTCACTTCGGAACAAAAAGAACGTCTGGCGCAGATGACGACCCGGATTGCCCGGTCTCTTCACATTCAGGGATTGATCAATATTCAATTTGTTCTTCATCAGGACGAGATATACGTATTGGAAGTGAATCCCCGGGCTTCCCGGACCGTTCCCTTTTTAAGTAAAGTGACGGGGATTCCGATGGCACGTATTGCCACCCGGATGATGTTGGGTGAGTCCTTGACAGATCAGGGATACTCCTCTGGATTGTGGCCGGAAGGGAATCAGGTAGCGGTTAAAGCCCCGGTCTTCTCATTTGCCAAACTTCGACGGGTGGATATCACGTTGGGGCCGGAAATGAAGTCTACAGGTGAAGCCATGGGGCGAGACCGGGATTATGCCAGGGCAGTTTACAAGGGATTGCTGGCATCGGGAATATCTCTGCCTCGGTTTGGTACGGTGATTGCCACTGTCAGTGATAAGGATAAAGAAGCTTCCATCCGTCTGTTTCGTCAGTTTCATGAATTGGGATACCGGATTGTTGCCACCAGCGGTACAGCGGATACGTTAAGTGAAGCGGGATTACCTGTACAACGGGTGAACAAGTTGACGGATGGCTCTCCCCATATCTTGGACTGGATTCAAAAAGGGAAAGTGGACCTGGTGGTCAATACGTGGACACGGGGAAAAACACCGACACGGGACGGGTTCAGAATTCGCCGGGAAGCGGTGGAACATGAAGTGGCTTGTCTGACGTCACTGGATACTGTGGAAGCATTGTTGTCGACCCTGGCTTCCATTTATATGACTGCTGAGCCTATTGCTTCACCGATCAAGGGAGAAAATGTCTCCGTTCAGGGAGTGAGAGCCAAGTGA
- the carA gene encoding glutamine-hydrolyzing carbamoyl-phosphate synthase small subunit: MRAKLLLEDGTRLTGVSFGAEKKSLGEVVFHTGMTGYQEILTNPSFCGQIVTLTNPLIGNCGINRKDAESQGSFIHGLVVREFASVPSHWRSEKSLERWLKEYDIPGIAGVDTRMLTRKIRMEGSMKGIISTQDTSWEELEERLGVPLREDLVSIVSSRSIHTSPNYGKRVVLMDFGAKYGLQRDLAKRGCEVVVVPWNTSAEKIHRLDPDGILLSNGPGDPKNVPEGIQTIQKLLGHYPLFGIGLGHQLLALACGGDTQKMRFGHWGSNHPVKDLGTGQIYMTPQHHSYTVREESLQNTRLEITHIALNDGTCEGLSHREFPAFSVQYHPEAAPGPWDSGHLFDQFMDLMESFAQKEGMSHA, encoded by the coding sequence ATGAGGGCAAAGCTGTTATTGGAAGATGGAACACGTCTGACCGGGGTGTCCTTTGGAGCAGAAAAGAAGAGCCTCGGGGAAGTCGTTTTTCATACAGGTATGACCGGCTATCAAGAAATCTTGACAAATCCATCCTTTTGCGGACAGATTGTGACCCTGACAAACCCCTTGATCGGTAATTGTGGGATAAACCGAAAGGATGCAGAGTCTCAAGGTTCCTTCATACATGGGCTGGTGGTTCGTGAGTTTGCATCAGTGCCCAGTCACTGGCGCAGTGAAAAAAGTTTGGAGCGTTGGCTGAAGGAATATGACATACCGGGGATCGCCGGGGTTGATACCCGAATGTTGACTCGTAAAATCCGGATGGAGGGTTCAATGAAGGGGATTATTTCCACTCAGGATACAAGTTGGGAAGAGCTGGAGGAGAGGTTGGGGGTTCCTCTGCGGGAGGATCTGGTGTCCATCGTCAGCAGCCGGAGTATCCACACTTCTCCGAATTACGGAAAACGGGTGGTCCTGATGGACTTTGGTGCAAAATATGGGTTACAGCGGGATCTGGCCAAACGGGGATGCGAGGTAGTGGTTGTCCCTTGGAATACCTCTGCAGAAAAAATCCATCGGCTTGATCCTGACGGTATCTTGTTATCCAACGGACCAGGTGATCCCAAGAATGTCCCGGAAGGGATTCAAACCATCCAAAAGTTGTTGGGACACTACCCGCTTTTCGGTATCGGTTTGGGACATCAATTGTTAGCTCTGGCTTGTGGAGGGGATACCCAAAAAATGAGATTTGGTCATTGGGGCTCCAATCATCCGGTAAAGGATCTGGGAACAGGTCAAATCTATATGACCCCTCAGCACCACAGTTATACTGTACGGGAGGAGTCGTTGCAAAACACCCGTCTCGAGATTACGCATATCGCTTTGAATGATGGCACTTGTGAAGGTTTATCTCACCGGGAGTTCCCTGCCTTTTCAGTACAGTATCATCCTGAGGCGGCACCGGGTCCTTGGGATTCCGGCCATCTGTTTGACCAGTTTATGGACTTGATGGAGTCTTTTGCGCAAAAGGAGGGAATGTCCCATGCCTAG
- a CDS encoding dihydroorotase: MKNGLLKNGTIIDTETKEQVKVDIRLRNGKIQTIGRELTEERGPVKDLAGKLVIPGLIDLHVHLRSPGYEEKESIATGTRAAAKGGYTTIACMPNTNPVTDSPEGVNWILERARQEGWARVLPIAAITRNSAGNELTNMAALQEAGALAVSDDGVGVQSPAMMKKAMHLAAETGLPIMAHCEEEDLLVPGACVHEGEFAKAYKLPGIPGECESIHVGRDILLAEDTGVHYHVCHISAEGSLRLVREAKSRGQKVTAEVTPHHLLLCEDDIPGRDTRFKMNPPLRSNRDRKALLQGLKDGTIDFIATDHAPHTMDDKGKSMEEAPFGIVGLETAFPLLYTHLVLTGELSLSQLVDLMTRQPATCFNLPWGVLEEGKPADLTVIDLETERIIDPEQFASKGRSTPFAGWKVKGWPVMTLLEGQIVHKDAGV; encoded by the coding sequence ATGAAAAACGGCCTGCTGAAAAATGGAACAATCATCGACACCGAGACCAAAGAACAGGTAAAAGTGGATATTCGGCTACGAAACGGCAAGATTCAGACCATCGGAAGGGAACTGACAGAAGAAAGAGGTCCTGTTAAAGATTTAGCGGGGAAATTGGTGATTCCGGGGCTGATTGATCTTCATGTGCACCTGCGTTCACCAGGGTATGAGGAAAAAGAGAGTATTGCAACGGGTACTCGAGCTGCGGCAAAAGGAGGGTATACCACCATTGCCTGTATGCCCAACACGAATCCGGTAACGGATAGTCCGGAAGGAGTAAACTGGATTCTTGAAAGGGCCAGGCAGGAAGGATGGGCCCGAGTCCTGCCTATTGCCGCAATTACCCGCAACTCTGCCGGTAATGAGTTGACGAATATGGCAGCCTTGCAAGAAGCAGGTGCCTTGGCGGTTTCCGATGATGGAGTCGGTGTACAAAGCCCGGCGATGATGAAAAAAGCAATGCACCTGGCTGCTGAAACAGGTTTGCCCATCATGGCTCATTGTGAAGAAGAGGATCTCTTGGTTCCAGGTGCCTGTGTTCATGAGGGAGAGTTTGCCAAAGCTTACAAGCTACCGGGGATTCCGGGAGAGTGCGAGTCCATCCATGTCGGGAGAGATATTTTACTGGCTGAGGATACCGGAGTCCATTATCATGTTTGTCACATCAGTGCCGAGGGCTCTCTTCGACTGGTACGGGAGGCCAAGTCTCGGGGACAGAAGGTTACCGCTGAGGTGACTCCGCATCATCTGCTGTTGTGTGAGGATGACATCCCCGGTCGGGACACCCGTTTTAAAATGAATCCTCCTTTGCGGTCAAACCGGGATCGGAAGGCATTGTTACAGGGATTGAAGGATGGGACGATCGACTTTATCGCCACAGACCATGCGCCTCATACCATGGATGACAAGGGGAAATCCATGGAAGAGGCACCCTTCGGTATTGTAGGTTTGGAGACTGCTTTTCCTTTGCTATATACCCATCTGGTTCTGACAGGTGAACTGTCACTGTCTCAATTGGTGGATCTGATGACGCGACAACCCGCTACTTGTTTTAATTTGCCCTGGGGGGTACTGGAGGAAGGGAAACCCGCTGATTTGACGGTTATTGATTTAGAGACAGAACGCATCATTGATCCGGAACAGTTTGCTTCCAAGGGGAGAAGCACACCCTTTGCCGGGTGGAAAGTGAAGGGGTGGCCGGTTATGACTTTGCTGGAAGGGCAAATTGTCCATAAGGATGCGGGTGTATAA
- a CDS encoding aspartate carbamoyltransferase catalytic subunit, giving the protein MIQTKISQGHLIDTEFLSREEIEALMERASYWESRGREPAGTYKGYFAANLFFEPSTRTRISFEVAEKKLGMDVLHLDGDTSSCVKGESFYDTLRTLASIGVHVAVIRHQGTGGLERVARMNPGLSLISAGEGSGAHPTQALLDLYTIQQSFSEIKGLTVAIIGDIRHSRVARSNLWTLRKFGARVVLSGPEHLQDPGLDWTEFLPVDEAIRQADVVMMLRVQWERHQQEHFPDKESYFRKYGLTLDRMEKMQSHAIILHPAPVNRGVEIADELVEHPRSRIFKQMDNGVWIRMAVLERGIQGGWME; this is encoded by the coding sequence ATGATCCAAACGAAAATTTCCCAGGGTCATCTTATTGATACGGAATTTCTTTCAAGAGAAGAGATAGAAGCGTTGATGGAACGGGCGTCGTATTGGGAAAGTCGTGGAAGAGAACCGGCCGGGACATACAAAGGTTACTTTGCCGCAAACCTGTTTTTTGAACCCAGCACACGAACCCGTATTTCCTTTGAAGTGGCGGAGAAAAAACTGGGGATGGATGTCCTGCATTTGGACGGTGATACATCCAGTTGTGTCAAAGGAGAATCTTTTTATGACACACTGCGTACCTTGGCTTCCATTGGCGTTCATGTGGCGGTGATTCGTCATCAGGGAACGGGAGGATTGGAAAGGGTGGCAAGAATGAACCCTGGTCTCAGTCTGATCAGTGCCGGTGAAGGAAGCGGCGCTCATCCGACCCAGGCATTGTTGGATTTGTATACGATTCAACAATCCTTTTCCGAGATAAAAGGGTTGACAGTGGCCATCATCGGAGATATTCGACACAGTCGGGTGGCCCGATCCAACCTGTGGACTCTGCGTAAGTTTGGAGCACGGGTGGTTCTGAGCGGACCGGAGCATTTACAGGATCCCGGTTTGGACTGGACAGAATTCCTTCCTGTGGATGAAGCGATCCGGCAGGCGGATGTGGTGATGATGCTACGGGTGCAATGGGAACGCCATCAGCAGGAACATTTTCCGGATAAGGAATCTTATTTCAGGAAATATGGTCTGACCTTGGATCGGATGGAGAAGATGCAATCTCATGCCATTATCCTGCACCCTGCTCCCGTAAACAGAGGAGTGGAGATAGCGGATGAATTGGTGGAGCATCCCCGATCCCGTATTTTTAAACAAATGGATAACGGAGTCTGGATCCGGATGGCGGTTTTGGAGAGAGGGATACAGGGGGGATGGATGGAATGA